Part of the Sulfurimonas hongkongensis genome is shown below.
GCTTCATTTTTGCACTGCGTTTTGGTACATTTTTGGATTGCGCTTGACAGTAGGCTATAGATAAATTCATGAGCCACCACAAACATTGCAAACCATATCAAAAGTATAGAGAAGTTGATAACAGAACACCAGAGCAAGAATGATTGTAAAAGCAGTAAGTCCATTTTTTTTCCTCTTTTTAATCTTTGTATACTATAAATAAATTGAACCATCTGATTAATTTATAAACTAGATTCCGTGTCAAGCACGGAATGACGGGACACGCGTCATCCTGAATAAACAAACCGTCATCCTGAACAAACAAAACCGTCATCTTGAACAAACAAACCGTCATCCTGAACTTGATTCAGGATCTATCTTAATAATTGTTCAGAGCACTCAATTATATAAACACTAAATTACGTCGATAGTAATACTTTAATATGCTTAGTTAATTACATTAGTCAATATAACAGTATACTCAAATCATCTATTTTTGACAAAAAACTTCAAAGGGGGTTCCAATAATGGTAATAAATATTATGAATGAAACTGGCGGTTTTAAGTTTATTGGTTCAAGAGGTGCTGGAGAAATAATTACAAAATTACCC
Proteins encoded:
- a CDS encoding DUF6868 family protein, with amino-acid sequence MVQFIYSIQRLKRGKKMDLLLLQSFLLWCSVINFSILLIWFAMFVVAHEFIYSLLSSAIQKCTKTQCKNEA